The window CGCGGGCGATACGCTGCGACTGATCGTTTCCGTACGAGCGTCCACCTGCGGCGCGCTCGTCCTCGGTGGTGGCGTCCGACTCGCGGTCCGCTGTAGCGGTGCAGAGGTGCGAACCAAGTTTTTCGGAGTTCGGCGGTCGGGAATGTCGAAACCGTGCCACCGGCTCCGTCCCAGGGGCAGCAGCGGCCACCACCGGCCGCACGAGGAAGAAGGAGAAGCCATCATGGCGATTCAGCGGATGGACAACGTCGGCATCGTCGTCGAGGACCTGGATGCCGCCGTCGCGTTCTTCGTGGAACTCGGTATGGAGCTGGAGGGCAGGACGCAGGTCGAGGGCCCCGTCGCCGACCAGTGCACCGGACTCGACGGAGTGCGCTGTGACATCGCGATGGTCCGGACCCCGGACGGTCTCAGCCGGCTCGAGCTGGCGAAGTACCGCACCCCCGCGGCCATCAGCGCCGGATCGCGCCACCGGCCGCACAACATTCTGGGCACGCACCGCGTCATGTTCGCCGTCGACGACATCGAGGACACCGTCGCCCGCCTGCGCCCTCACGGCGCCGAACTCGTCGGCGAGATGGCCCGGTTCGAGGACAGCTATCTGCTGTGCTACGTCCGCGGCCCAGAGGGGATCATCGTCGGTCTGGCCCAGCAACTGCGCTGAGGAGAAGTCACCGAACCATCCGGCCGAACGAAATCACCGACGGCGGGACCGTGGACGGGTGGGCGACGCCAAGCGGCGGGTCGTGGCCCGGCCGGTCATCAACCAGCCCAGTTCCTGCCCGCCTTCGTGCCGCAGCCTTCACAACCACCGGCCTCGTGCCGGCCCAGCGCGACGTGCAGGAGAGGACGGATGAAGTCACCTGTGCTCGTGGGTGCCGACGGCCCGGGGTCCGGCGCGAACGATCCAGGACGCCGGCTCAGCCCTTGACGGCGGAGCTGGCGACGCCCTGGATGAACCACCGCTGGAAGAACACGAAGACGATGAGGACGGGCAGGACGAGCAGCACGCCGAAGGCAAGAATCTGCCCCCAGTCGACGGGCTGCTGAACGGAGAAGACACCCATCTCCAGTGGGAGTGGGCGCACCGAGGGGTCGGAGACCATCAGGACCGGCCAGAGGTAGGAGCCCCACTGGGTGAGGAAGGTCAGGATCGCCACCGAGGCGAACGCCGGCTTGCTCATGGGGACGATGATCGCGAAGAAGGTGCGCCAGGGGCCGGCGCCGTCGATGCGGGCGGCTTCCTCGATGCTGGGCGGAATGGCACGGAAGAAGGTGGAGAACTGGTACAGGGAGAAGGCGTTGGCGATGAAGGGGATGGCCTGGATGTAGATGGTGTTGCGCTGGTCGTTGAACATGTAGAACAGCGGCACCGCCACCGCTTCGAACGGGACCAGCATCAGCAGCAGAACCACAGAGAAGACGGCGTTCTGGCCGCGCCACTTCAACCGGGTCAAACCGTAGGCGGCCATCGAGTTGACGATCAGCCCGCCCAGGACCACGACGGTGGACAGGAGCACCGAGATGCCCATGAACCGCCAGAAGTAGCCAGTGGCATCGGAGTCGAAGCCGTCCAGGACGGCACGGTAGTTGTCGAAGGACAAGTGGGTGGGCAGGAAGCCGGTCAGGCCGCTCAGGACCTGGTCGGAGGGCTTGAAACTGCCCAGGATCAGGTACAGGACGGGCAGCGCGAAGATGAACGCCAGCACGCTCAGGACAGCGTAGTCGACGAAGCGGCGCAGGGGTGTGCGGGTCATGATCAGTCCTCGGTGCCGGGCCGGACGACGCGGCGCTGGATGAGGGTCAGAACGACGACGATCAGGAAGAAGACGACCGTGATCGCGGCCCCCTGGCCGACGTTGTTCTGGTTGAAGGCGGTGGTGACCGCCTGGTACATCACGGTGCGAGTGGCGTCCTCGTCCAGGCCGCCGCCGTTGATGAGGACGTAGACCTGGTCGAAGACGCGGAAGGCCAGCACCGAGGTGAGCATCGCGACGAAGACGAGGGTGGGGCGGATGCCGGGCAGGGTGACGTGGCGGAACTGCTGCCAGCGGCCGGCGCGGTCGAGCTGGGAGGCCTCGTAGAGTTCGGTGGGGATCTGCTGGAGGCCGGCGAGCAGGATGACCATCTGGAAGCCGACGCCCTGCCAGACGGACAGGACAATGACGGAGGCCATGGCGGTGAGGCTGTCGCCGAGCCAGTCGAAGGCGCCCCAGTTGCCGAAACTGATCGCGTGCAGGGCTGAGTTGAGCAGGCCCTGGTCGCTGCGGGCGAGGATGAGCCGCCAGATGACGGCGACCAGGGCCATGGGGAAGACGACCGGCATGAAGAACAGGGACCTGAACAGGCCGATGGCCTTGAGCTTGCGGTTGAGCAGGATCGCCAGGGCCAGCGCGAGGCCGGTCTGCACGGGGACGACGACCACGGCGAAGGTGAGGTTGTTCAGCACAGCCCGCAGGAAGGGGCCGGACATGTCGGGGTCGGTGAAGATGCGCCGGTACTGCTCCAGGCCGAAGAAGGTCGGCGGCAGCGGGGAGCCGAGGCGGACGTTGTAGAAGGAGAGCACGATCGCGTAGACGAACGGCACTCCGACGAAGGCGATCAGCCCGCCGAGGGCAGGCGCGGACATGAGCAGCCCGGTCGCCCATTCGCGGCTCTTGCGCGCCGGCCGCGGCGACTTCACGGAGGTCACCGGTGGGGCCTTGTCGTGGCCCGAGGGCGCGGCGGGCGTGGGTTCCACGGTTTTCACGGGTCGGTCCTCCTTCCCGGCCGGGGCGGGCACGGCTGTCCGCGTGCCCGCCCCGGCCGATACGTGTTCTACGGGATCTTGTAGCCGCTGTTGTCGGAGAAGTCCTGGTCGATGGCGCGAGCGGCCTTGGCCAGGGCGGTCTTCGGGTCGGCGCCGCCGTAGATGTCGTTCACGGCAGTGCTGAACTTGGCGGTGACCGTGGGGTATCCGGCCGTGACCGGGCGGGTGACGGCGACACAGGACTTGGTGATGTCACTGTCGCCGCACGGCTTGGCGAGCTGGTCGGCGAAGAGCTGAAGCGGGCCGCCCTGCGTGTAGAGGGTGTTCTTGGCGAGCGCCGACTTGGTGCCGGGAGGGGCACCGTTGGCCGTGGTCATCGCGGCGACGTTGGTGTCGTTGAGGAGGTAGTCGAGGAAGGCGCCCGCGGCTTTGCCGTTCTTGGTGGCGGCGCCGATTCCCCAGGTCCATGAGCCCTGGCCGGTCTTGGGGCCGTTGCCGAAGTCGGGCAGCGGCAGGGCCACGAGGTCCTTGCCAAGGGCCTTGCTGTCGGCGGGGTAGGCCCAGTGGCCGCTCCAGCTGAGGGCGACACGGCCCTTGACGAAGGCGTTCTGGTCGGTGTTGGGGTCGACGTAGGTCTTCCAGGACTGGAAGGTCTTCATCGCGGACACCACGGCCGGGGTGTCGAGCACGCCCTCGGACTTGCCGTTCTTGATCAGTGCGCCGCCGGCCGAGAAGACGACGGGTGAGAAGAGGTAGGTGCCGGCCTCGTTGGCGTAGCCGCCGCTCTCCGACAGGTCGAGGGGCTTGCCGTCGGAGTCCTTGGCGGCCAGCTTCTTCAGCGCGGCGTTGAACTCGTCCGCCGTCCAGGCGTCCGACAGGCCGGTGGGGTATTTCACCCCGGCGGCGTCCAGCAGCTTCTTGTTGCCGTACATGCCGAGCCCGGAGTCGTACATGCCCAGTGCGTACACCTTGCCTCCGACGGTGCCCTCGGCCTTGATGGCGTCGGTGGCGTTGGCGACCGTCTTGGCCGAGACGTAGGGGGAGATCGCCGAGAGCTTCTTGTTCCAGACGAAGTTGGCGACGGTGGGGCCGTCCATCTCCATGACGTCCGGAAGCTTGGAGGCGTCGGTGGCGGTGACGGTCTTGGTGTAGTCGTCGCCGGGGATCAGCGTCAGCTTGACCTTGATCTTGTCCTGGGAGGAGTTGAAGGACTTCACCGCGTTCTGCACCGCGGCGTCCTCGCTGGCCTGGCCCTGATGGGCCCAGACGGTGATGGTGCCCTTGCCGCTGCCGCCGGAGGACGTGGCGGTGTTGCCGCCTCCACCGCCGCAGGCAGCCAGTGCCGCCAGCGGCAGAACAAGTGCCAGAGCCGTAGAGGCTGTCCGGCGGGGTCTGCGGTTTCCGACGATCATGGCTGGTGCCTCCGTAAGTCGTGCGGGGGTGAGGGTGGGTGTTACGCCTGTCTGAGGGCGTGGGGTCCTGAGGAGAGCCGGCTTCACGGCAACGGATCTGACGGGGCGGCGCCGCTGGCCGACTCCTTGATCACAAGTGGGTGCAGCCGCCAGGCGTCGACCTCGTAGCCGAAGTGCGCGTCGGGACCGCCGCGGGCCTCAAGTCGCCACGGGCCTTCGCCTGTTGGGTAGAAGCGCAGGGTGAGCACCTGGCCGGTGGTGGTCAGGAAGACTTCGGCGATGGAATGGTCGACGATCACGCGCAGGTCGAGGGGGCCGTCGAGGGGGCACGGCATGCGATAGGAGCCGCCTCGGGCCCGAGGATCCAGGGAGGCGTGGTCGCGGTCGACGACAAGTTCGCCCGCGTCGGCATCGATGCGGATGTCGAGGTACTCGGAGCCGTCCGGGGTGGTCAGCAGGCGCAGACCGGCGTTCGATGTCGGCTCCAGGCGGGCCGTCAGGTCGAAGGAGCGGCCCACGTTGCCGAGGCCCACCGGATCGGTGTGTGTCCGGCCTGCGGCGTGGACGGTGCGCTCGCCGCGCAGCGTGAGCAGTTCGCTCGCGGGTTGCTGGCGCAGCGACCCGCCGCCGTCCACGGAGATCTCTCGGGGCAGGGTGAGCAGGCCCGCCCATCCGTCGGCGACGGCCCAGGCTTCGTCGCGGGCTTCGCCGGACCAGCCCCACAGCAGCCATCTGTCGCCCGGTGCCCGTAGCAGCGCGGGCGCGTAGCAGTCCGGTCCGTGGTCGACGAGGACGGGCGGGCCTGCCTCGAACACGTCGCCGTTCTCCGCACCGAGCAGAGCGGCGACGCACCGGGGGCTGTCGTCGTCGTTCCACGCACTGAGGATGAGCGCCCCGGGCCCGTGGGCCGCAGGCAGGTACTGGGGGCATTCCCAGCCCTCGCCGGTGTGCAGTCCGGTGCTGCCGACGGGTTCCGGCTCGCGGGCGTCGAACGGGCCCTGGTAGGTCCAGGTCTCCAGGTCGGGCGAGTGGTAGAGCAGGGCCGCGCCACGGCCGTCGGCGAAGGCGGCGCCGACAAGCATGCGCCAGCCGTCGCCGTGCCGCCAGACGTACGGGTCCCGGAACATGGTGCAGCCCTCGGGCGGCTCGGGCACGAGGAGTTCTCCGCGCGGGCGGAAGGTGCGGCCGCCGTCGTGGGAGGTGGCGCAGGTGACCGGCTGGTGCTGTGGGCGCTCCTGGCGGTGGGCGGAGTAGAAGGCGACCATTCGGTCGCCGTCGGAGACGGCGTTGCCGGAGAAGCAGCCGTCGGCGTCCACGCCACCCGGGGTTGGGGACAGGGCTATCGGCAGCGGCTCCCAGCTGAGCAGGTCGGGGCTGCGGAAGTGGCCCCAGTGCATGTTCGCGTGGTCGGCTCCGTGCGGGTTGTACTGGTAACTGACGTGGTAGTGGCCGTCGTGGAAGACCAGCCCGTTGGGGTCGTTGATCCAGTTGCCGGGCGGGCGCAGGTGCGCGACGGGCCGGTGCGGATCACGGGGTGCAGTGGGCACACACGTGCCTTTCGGTAGTGCAGGGAGCATGCGAGGACGATCGGCGGTGAAGCCGGCCACGGGCCCCATGAAGAAGAAGGCGTTGCCCGGCAGCGGGTGCACGTCGGCCACCTCCACCGTGACGTGAGCGCGAACGGTCGCGGACCGTCGACGGGAACTCAGGGTTCGGTGAGTTGCCGGCGGGCGCTGCATGAGCAGCCGCGACAGGTACGCGAGACGTGCCGCTGTCGTGCGGCGCGGGTGCACGTCACGACCGGCGAGCAGCCCCGATCACGGCGGCTGTCCGAGGGTTCGCTCCGGTCGACGCCTGTCGGTGAGGAGCGCGACGATCGCTACCTGCGGGACGTGGCTCCGCAGCGATGAGAGGGCCACGCGTGGGCCCGGCCGCCCGTCCCCGACGCGGGCGGGACGGCCTGGGGTACCAGCAGGGTTCGGCAGCTCAACGGCTCGCCGAGGCTCTCAAGGGACATGGTGTGTACCCTTCACTTGTTCCGAGTTACTGACAGGGATGACGACCGGTTGCAACGGTCGCCTGTCGTGGTGCACATGCTTCGCCGTCCCGGGGTCAGAGCCGGGGCGGCGAAGCGACCGATGCCCGCGCCACCAGCGGGCAAGGCAACATCTCTTGAATGTCCGGGCCCGGTGACCGGCCCGGTGTCTGCGTGAGCGTGAGCAACTGGGCCAGAGCCCG of the Streptomyces aurantiacus genome contains:
- a CDS encoding carbohydrate ABC transporter permease; this translates as MKTVEPTPAAPSGHDKAPPVTSVKSPRPARKSREWATGLLMSAPALGGLIAFVGVPFVYAIVLSFYNVRLGSPLPPTFFGLEQYRRIFTDPDMSGPFLRAVLNNLTFAVVVVPVQTGLALALAILLNRKLKAIGLFRSLFFMPVVFPMALVAVIWRLILARSDQGLLNSALHAISFGNWGAFDWLGDSLTAMASVIVLSVWQGVGFQMVILLAGLQQIPTELYEASQLDRAGRWQQFRHVTLPGIRPTLVFVAMLTSVLAFRVFDQVYVLINGGGLDEDATRTVMYQAVTTAFNQNNVGQGAAITVVFFLIVVVLTLIQRRVVRPGTED
- a CDS encoding ABC transporter substrate-binding protein; the protein is MIVGNRRPRRTASTALALVLPLAALAACGGGGGNTATSSGGSGKGTITVWAHQGQASEDAAVQNAVKSFNSSQDKIKVKLTLIPGDDYTKTVTATDASKLPDVMEMDGPTVANFVWNKKLSAISPYVSAKTVANATDAIKAEGTVGGKVYALGMYDSGLGMYGNKKLLDAAGVKYPTGLSDAWTADEFNAALKKLAAKDSDGKPLDLSESGGYANEAGTYLFSPVVFSAGGALIKNGKSEGVLDTPAVVSAMKTFQSWKTYVDPNTDQNAFVKGRVALSWSGHWAYPADSKALGKDLVALPLPDFGNGPKTGQGSWTWGIGAATKNGKAAGAFLDYLLNDTNVAAMTTANGAPPGTKSALAKNTLYTQGGPLQLFADQLAKPCGDSDITKSCVAVTRPVTAGYPTVTAKFSTAVNDIYGGADPKTALAKAARAIDQDFSDNSGYKIP
- a CDS encoding glycoside hydrolase family 32 protein, coding for MPTAPRDPHRPVAHLRPPGNWINDPNGLVFHDGHYHVSYQYNPHGADHANMHWGHFRSPDLLSWEPLPIALSPTPGGVDADGCFSGNAVSDGDRMVAFYSAHRQERPQHQPVTCATSHDGGRTFRPRGELLVPEPPEGCTMFRDPYVWRHGDGWRMLVGAAFADGRGAALLYHSPDLETWTYQGPFDAREPEPVGSTGLHTGEGWECPQYLPAAHGPGALILSAWNDDDSPRCVAALLGAENGDVFEAGPPVLVDHGPDCYAPALLRAPGDRWLLWGWSGEARDEAWAVADGWAGLLTLPREISVDGGGSLRQQPASELLTLRGERTVHAAGRTHTDPVGLGNVGRSFDLTARLEPTSNAGLRLLTTPDGSEYLDIRIDADAGELVVDRDHASLDPRARGGSYRMPCPLDGPLDLRVIVDHSIAEVFLTTTGQVLTLRFYPTGEGPWRLEARGGPDAHFGYEVDAWRLHPLVIKESASGAAPSDPLP
- a CDS encoding VOC family protein, with protein sequence MAIQRMDNVGIVVEDLDAAVAFFVELGMELEGRTQVEGPVADQCTGLDGVRCDIAMVRTPDGLSRLELAKYRTPAAISAGSRHRPHNILGTHRVMFAVDDIEDTVARLRPHGAELVGEMARFEDSYLLCYVRGPEGIIVGLAQQLR
- a CDS encoding carbohydrate ABC transporter permease, with protein sequence MTRTPLRRFVDYAVLSVLAFIFALPVLYLILGSFKPSDQVLSGLTGFLPTHLSFDNYRAVLDGFDSDATGYFWRFMGISVLLSTVVVLGGLIVNSMAAYGLTRLKWRGQNAVFSVVLLLMLVPFEAVAVPLFYMFNDQRNTIYIQAIPFIANAFSLYQFSTFFRAIPPSIEEAARIDGAGPWRTFFAIIVPMSKPAFASVAILTFLTQWGSYLWPVLMVSDPSVRPLPLEMGVFSVQQPVDWGQILAFGVLLVLPVLIVFVFFQRWFIQGVASSAVKG